The Vicugna pacos chromosome 32, VicPac4, whole genome shotgun sequence genomic sequence CTGGGGAAAGATTTTCTCCAGCGACGAATATGGGTTGATACTGTTCAGGGGAGTGATTCCTGACCTAATACACATTATGTGTGTAGGTGCAAAGTGAAGTAGCCTCAGCAAACACAGAAGATGAAGATGATGACGATGACGAGGATGATGacgaggatgatgatgatgaagacaaCCTGGAGGAGCAGGTGAGGCTGAATGTGAGCTGTGGCTTCCCTGGTGTCAGCTTGGTAGACAGGGAGAATGCCTGTGTACCGGGGGTTTCTTCTGGTTTGAATGCTGCACAATATATAAAACAAGGACTGCTGAGCGGTCACTGGGGCCAGCGATGACTGCAGGGTGAGCGGGGCACACCGTTTTCCTCGCTGGATTTGCGGGAACAGGGGTAACAGACACGCTCTGTGATTTCAGACGCCTGGCCTGGCTAAGAAGAGAGTGAGAGCTTCTCTGTCTGACCTGTCAAGCCTGGAAGACGTGGAAGGGATGAGCGTGCGCCAGCTGAAGGAGATCCTGGCTCGGAATTTTGTCAACTATTCTGGCTGTTGTGAAAAATGGGAGCTGGTGGAGAAAGTAAACCGGTTATacaaagagaatgaagaaaaccAGAAGTCATGTAGGTTTATATTTCCCTTTTTCCCCTATAGTGGCCTTCGTTAGGCTTTTAAAAGCTGGGCTGTTTCTGTCACAGTCAAGTCCAATTTAATTCTGAGAAAACTTTGTGTCCTTTTACTGAGTGTGGATTAGTTATATAAACCTGTTTATAGATCTGTTAAGTAGTATGTTCATTATGTGATGTTGACTTTGAGATCACCATTGCCAGTGAGTTATATAATCATTTGTTGAGTCTGGTTTTTCTTGCCATAATTTGTTTGAACTCTAATGACATTCCTTGTATCTATGAAAATGCTTGTTTTCTCACTAACATGTCTGGCAGGCCAGTACTTCGGTTATCTCAGTTGGAGCTTTTAAGTCCTAACAGTGGGGAAAAAATTCCTAGAGCCAAGATGTTAACTAGTTCTTAGCAACAAGTATAAGCAGGTTTCAGTGTTGGTCACGAAAAGCTGAGGTTAAGAACTTCTGAACTATTTGGCGATGAAGCGTGGAGCAGAAGTCCTCAGCTGGCAACAGGGCCAAGCCACAGAGCATTTTTAGGCAGGAAGAATTCAGTGGTGTTCAGACTGACAGATACGTCCTTATCTGGAGAACAGTCCTCCCATCAGGAACTTTTGTCATCCTGAGTTGTCTTTAAAAGCTGGTTTCAGTGCAGCATGTGTTGACCAGCAGGCTTATGCCCAGAATATGCAGGAAGTGCATTGGCACACCTGTGTCTAAGGTGATGCCATGACATCACATAGAGGAATCTCTGTCCTCGGAGCCCTCAGGGGCTCGTCTGTCATCTTGCCCCATGGATCCTCCCCACTTCCCAGTAGTGGTGTGGGCCACGAACTAACACCCTGGCTTCCAAGAATCTCTCGACATGacagtgtttatttctcttaaatCCAGGGACTGCTGGCCCTTCAAGCTTgaattcctgtttttctttctaaccTTCTTCATGACTCCCGTTAATCTCTTCTCTGACCTGTAGAAAGGCAAGCCTCGATGTCCATAGCTCAATGGCCAAATTTCAGGCTGCAATGAACTTTTTAAACTCATTCTGCACCTTGCTTATTCAGAGCCAGAATGTCCCGTCCCTTTTGAGTTATACAGACCCCAACGTACCAGGATGAGTTCTGAGATGCGTCCAAGGCTTGAGGGGTGCCTTCCCCCACATACAGGCTGCTTGATGTCTGACTATCAGTGTGGAAGGTCCTGCTCCCGAGAGGAAGCTCTGGCGCCTGCGACTTTGCCAAAGCCACACATTTGGGCTGGAAATTCCAGTCCTGTTCTGACTCTGAGGCCCATATGTAGGAAAACCTCAggttttctcctttgtatttACAGAAGCAATTCTTGTCCTTCACCCAAAAACCCTGTATTATGTACAGATATAAAACAGGTTCAATAGCTGACATTGTTAAGCGCTTCATACCTGGCCCGAAGCTAAGcatttctcatttattcttcacaaaGCCCTGCAGGGGTTCCACGTCTAGCGGAAAGAGCCGAAGTGCCGAGCACTGGGATTACGTCTTCCGGGGGCTCATTCTGGGCCACAGCTTGGCCTGCCAGGCGGCTGCGCCCGCAGCCCTCGCTCTCTGTTGCCTTTCAGATGGTGAGCGGCTGCAGCTGCAGGACGACGAGGACGACAGCCTGTGCCGGATCTGCATGGACGCCGTCATCGACTGCGTCCTGCTCGAGTGCGGGCACATGGTCACCTGCACCAAGTGTGGCAAGCGCATGAGCGAGTGTCCCATCTGCCGGCAGTACGTGGTGCGCGCCGTGCACGTGTTCAAGtcctgaggcccaggctcccccGCCGGGCACTCGCCCCCAAGCTCCCACCCAGACATTTCAATGCACGGAAGGGACTAGAAACTTACTGTTCAGAAGccgaagctatttttaaaaattattttcattactaTCGGGAGATGGAAAGATTCATCCTAAGTTGCGGCAGCTTTGGCCCACGCCACGCGCCTGTCGGCCCAAGGACAGGCCGAGTCTCCCAGGCCCTGCCGGGCCTCCTCACGTCTGTGATCACTGGTTGCAGAAGTCGGACTGCTTAGTGGCATCAGCTACTGCTCTTTGGAGGACACTGATCCTGTtctcttatttctccttcatCCTATTTTTAACTTAAACTACTCAGATGTTTGAAACTTCTGCTCTCTTTGGATGAGATCACTGTCTGCAAGTGGCCGACACGGTACACGCTGAGCAGTGGCACCTCTGAATGTTCATTTTATTAGTCATGTgtattttaaatgctactatttgATGAATGTAAGTTTCCACATTGTTGCTATTTCTGCGTTTAAACGTAATTGGGAACAACTGACATTCTATAGTCAACTGCCAGGGCCTTAGACTAAACATGTCCATTTCTGTTCAGGTACAGCTTTTTATAGCAAGGGCTGCATCTAGCTTCTTTCATTAGACAAGTGTGTGTGTCAAATTCTTTATTGACGTGTAATCAGTTTACACTGTTTTGTATAGTGAAAGTGTATTTTCAGTGCTACCCGCTAGCTAATTTGAACTTTAGgaataaaattagattttaaaaaatgcttttgttCACATTGTCCTGGTTGGTTCCTAATTCACTTGAGTCCGGCATGAATGGGTGTCCACGCCTCGTCTGCCACCGTCTTCATGAGAGAAAGGAGCACCTTCAACGATGCTGCAACCATCTGCCTTGGCTGCCGATGAACCAGCGAGGTTGACTGCGGGCTCGCCGCTTCCTGTGACCCCGGTTGTGCTAGGGCCTTTATAAATCGTTACATCCAGCGTCCTGAGATAGATACTGCCTCCAGTCACAGATGGGGAACCTGATCTTTGAGAAGTTAAAGAACTTGTCTAAATTCTCAGTTAAAAGTGGCCACATCAGAATTTAAACCTAACTCTGATACCaatgttttttcttaattcttccaAAACCACAAATGAGAAACCTGAGACATGAGCTTATGCGGTTTCTTGGGACACTAATGATTTATAATCTCTCTTCTTTCAGGTCTCTCATCAGGGTGGTTTGGTTGAGACCAACTGTGGATTCACTCCCACTGGACATGGGCAGGTATGTTTTTAGGAAACATCTAACTTCTTGGCTGAGTCCAGTGGGTTTTATCTTGACTCTGCAGTGTGTACCACATGCCTTCAGGTGCTCAGGATCCAGAAGTCAAATCGACAAGACCTGagaggggtgggtacagctcagaggtagagcatgtgcttagtat encodes the following:
- the RNF34 gene encoding E3 ubiquitin-protein ligase RNF34 isoform X4, with translation MKAGATSMWASCCGLLNEVMGTGAVRGQQSGFAGGTGPFRFTPNSDFSAYPPAPTEGPNIVCKACGLSFSVFRKKGELMGGDRTFGSGALGQVQSEVASANTEDEDDDDDEDDDEDDDDEDNLEEQTPGLAKKRVRASLSDLSSLEDVEGMSVRQLKEILARNFVNYSGCCEKWELVEKVNRLYKENEENQKSYGERLQLQDDEDDSLCRICMDAVIDCVLLECGHMVTCTKCGKRMSECPICRQYVVRAVHVFKS
- the RNF34 gene encoding E3 ubiquitin-protein ligase RNF34 isoform X3, giving the protein MKSWGPELSGASSQDLQEHVCSDCKKDFCSVCSVLQENLRRCSTCHLLQETAFQRPQLMRLKVKDLRQYLILRNIPTDTCREKEDLVDLVLCHRGLGSEDDLDTSSLNSSRSQTSSFFTHSLFSNYTAPSATVSSFQGELMGGDRTFGSGALGQVQSEVASANTEDEDDDDDEDDDEDDDDEDNLEEQTPGLAKKRVRASLSDLSSLEDVEGMSVRQLKEILARNFVNYSGCCEKWELVEKVNRLYKENEENQKSYGERLQLQDDEDDSLCRICMDAVIDCVLLECGHMVTCTKCGKRMSECPICRQYVVRAVHVFKS